The Corylus avellana chromosome ca8, CavTom2PMs-1.0 genome has a segment encoding these proteins:
- the LOC132189708 gene encoding oxysterol-binding protein-related protein 4B-like isoform X1 gives MDRGRGDRQGSQLTKDFFFKATGEERERRIILAKPLTVGEETDVDYRAPNPLQLVFSLFRNVLPGSDLTKFQLPPLFNLPKSQLQCFGESVYSTATDMLSRCNSSENPHDRFIAVVAWSISTVRPLVFGVAPYNPILGETHHVSSGNLNVLLEQVSHHPPVSALHATDEEENVELIWCHHPSPKFNGTSVEAEVQGKRQLKLLKRGETYVMNSPTLSMRFLPGPAADWVGNVRIQCQETGLEAELCYRSSSFLWRKGNHRSIKGKIFESSSLKTLYEIDGHWDRIVSVKDINHGKFTVMYNAKEVLSGLSAPIVKDLREVWASESAVVWSELSQGILSKNWEKAREEKKAVEEKQRELLRERESKGETWVPKHFSVSYCKEGGWDCSPIQQKVPPAPIDVPL, from the exons ATG GACAGAGGAAGAGGGGACCGGCAGGGCTCTCAATtgacaaaagattttttttttaag GCAACCggagaggagagggagagaaggatTATTCTTGCGAAGCCATTGACAGTAGGGGAGGAGACGGACGTTGATTACAGAGCTCCCAATCCTCTACAGCTTGTTTTCAGTCTCTTTAGAAATGTACTGCCAGGATCAGATCTCACAAAGTTTCAG CTGCCACCTCTGTTCAACCTTCCAAAGTCACAGCTTCAGTGCTTCGGGGAATCAGTGTATAGCACTGCTACTGATATGCTGAGCAGGTGTAACAGTAGCGAGAACCCTCATGACAGATTCATAGCCGTTGTAGCATGGAGCATTTCCACTGTGCGTCCTCTGGTCTTTGGTGTTGCTCCTTACAATCCCATTCTTGGAGAGACACACCATGTTTCAAGTGGAAATCTCAATGTTCTACTTGAGCAG GTTTCACATCACCCACCAGTATCTGCCCTCCATGCAACCGATGAGGAAGAAAATGTTGAACTGATATGGTGTCATCATCCTAGTCCCAAATTTAATG GCACTTCAGTAGAAGCTGAGGTGCAGGGCAAAAGGCAGCTGAAGCTCCTAAAGCGCGGAGAAACTTATGTAATGAACTCCCCGACGCTATCCATGAGATTTCTTCCAGGTCCTGCTGCTGATTGGGTTGGTAATGTCAGAATCCAGTGTCAAGAAACTGGCCTTGAAGCAGAGTTATGTTATAGAAGCAGTTCTTTTCTATGGCGTAAAGGAAATCATCGATCTATCAAGGGGAAGATATTTGAGTCGTCATCGTTGAAGACTCTTTATGAGATTGATGGTCACTGGGATAG AATTGTCAGTGTGAAGGACATCAATCATGGGAAATTTACAGTTATGTACAATGCAAAAGAAGTCCTTTCAGGTCTGAGTGCTCCTATCGTAAAGGATCTAAGG GAAGTATGGGCAAGTGAATCAGCTGTGGTGTGGAGTGAGCTGAGCCAGGGCATCCTGAGCAAAAACTGggagaaagcaagagaagaaaagaaagcagtTGAGGAAAAACAGAGGGAgctattgagagagagagagtcaaaaGGAGAAACTTGGGTTCCCAAGCATTTTAGTGTGTCTTATTGCAAGGAAGGCGGGTGGGACTGCTCACCTATTCAGCAGAAGGTCCCACCAGCCCCCATTGATGTGCCCCTTTAA
- the LOC132189708 gene encoding oxysterol-binding protein-related protein 4B-like isoform X2 — MATGEERERRIILAKPLTVGEETDVDYRAPNPLQLVFSLFRNVLPGSDLTKFQLPPLFNLPKSQLQCFGESVYSTATDMLSRCNSSENPHDRFIAVVAWSISTVRPLVFGVAPYNPILGETHHVSSGNLNVLLEQVSHHPPVSALHATDEEENVELIWCHHPSPKFNGTSVEAEVQGKRQLKLLKRGETYVMNSPTLSMRFLPGPAADWVGNVRIQCQETGLEAELCYRSSSFLWRKGNHRSIKGKIFESSSLKTLYEIDGHWDRIVSVKDINHGKFTVMYNAKEVLSGLSAPIVKDLREVWASESAVVWSELSQGILSKNWEKAREEKKAVEEKQRELLRERESKGETWVPKHFSVSYCKEGGWDCSPIQQKVPPAPIDVPL; from the exons ATG GCAACCggagaggagagggagagaaggatTATTCTTGCGAAGCCATTGACAGTAGGGGAGGAGACGGACGTTGATTACAGAGCTCCCAATCCTCTACAGCTTGTTTTCAGTCTCTTTAGAAATGTACTGCCAGGATCAGATCTCACAAAGTTTCAG CTGCCACCTCTGTTCAACCTTCCAAAGTCACAGCTTCAGTGCTTCGGGGAATCAGTGTATAGCACTGCTACTGATATGCTGAGCAGGTGTAACAGTAGCGAGAACCCTCATGACAGATTCATAGCCGTTGTAGCATGGAGCATTTCCACTGTGCGTCCTCTGGTCTTTGGTGTTGCTCCTTACAATCCCATTCTTGGAGAGACACACCATGTTTCAAGTGGAAATCTCAATGTTCTACTTGAGCAG GTTTCACATCACCCACCAGTATCTGCCCTCCATGCAACCGATGAGGAAGAAAATGTTGAACTGATATGGTGTCATCATCCTAGTCCCAAATTTAATG GCACTTCAGTAGAAGCTGAGGTGCAGGGCAAAAGGCAGCTGAAGCTCCTAAAGCGCGGAGAAACTTATGTAATGAACTCCCCGACGCTATCCATGAGATTTCTTCCAGGTCCTGCTGCTGATTGGGTTGGTAATGTCAGAATCCAGTGTCAAGAAACTGGCCTTGAAGCAGAGTTATGTTATAGAAGCAGTTCTTTTCTATGGCGTAAAGGAAATCATCGATCTATCAAGGGGAAGATATTTGAGTCGTCATCGTTGAAGACTCTTTATGAGATTGATGGTCACTGGGATAG AATTGTCAGTGTGAAGGACATCAATCATGGGAAATTTACAGTTATGTACAATGCAAAAGAAGTCCTTTCAGGTCTGAGTGCTCCTATCGTAAAGGATCTAAGG GAAGTATGGGCAAGTGAATCAGCTGTGGTGTGGAGTGAGCTGAGCCAGGGCATCCTGAGCAAAAACTGggagaaagcaagagaagaaaagaaagcagtTGAGGAAAAACAGAGGGAgctattgagagagagagagtcaaaaGGAGAAACTTGGGTTCCCAAGCATTTTAGTGTGTCTTATTGCAAGGAAGGCGGGTGGGACTGCTCACCTATTCAGCAGAAGGTCCCACCAGCCCCCATTGATGTGCCCCTTTAA